Proteins co-encoded in one Gracilimonas sp. genomic window:
- a CDS encoding glycosyltransferase yields MKVGYVSPMSIAAVNGGLRTQALMTTKHIMSFGVEPKLISPWDDMKAMNLDLVHVFGASIENVGIVDQVKAMGLPLALSPVFFSNRKAAFIKRALKMERLSSAFGSGIRSDFSVKTELCSKSDLVLPNTSAEADLIRDGFSIPESQIQIIPNGVEQKFAEARPQLFIDTYGLKDFVLFAGQAGAKRKNVIKLLEVAPDLDAPVVIIGSFYKDEYGEKCRILAAEAGNVTLIETLDHDSELLASAYAASSVFVLPSQFETPGIAAMEAALAGSRIVITEKGGTKDYFDGYAEFVNPDSSKSILNGIKEALKRESSDTLKNHILENYTWQRVAELTANQYKRVLE; encoded by the coding sequence ATGAAGGTAGGTTATGTGTCTCCCATGAGTATAGCGGCCGTCAATGGCGGACTCAGAACCCAGGCTTTAATGACGACTAAGCATATAATGTCCTTTGGAGTGGAACCGAAATTGATTTCTCCATGGGATGATATGAAAGCCATGAACCTTGACCTGGTTCATGTGTTCGGGGCTTCCATTGAAAATGTGGGAATTGTAGATCAGGTTAAAGCAATGGGATTGCCCCTCGCCCTTTCTCCGGTCTTCTTCTCCAACAGGAAAGCTGCTTTTATCAAAAGAGCCCTGAAAATGGAGCGTTTGAGCTCTGCTTTTGGCTCCGGAATCCGTTCAGATTTTAGCGTGAAAACCGAATTATGCAGCAAATCAGATCTCGTTTTACCAAATACCTCAGCTGAGGCTGATCTCATCCGGGATGGTTTTTCAATTCCTGAGAGCCAAATTCAGATTATCCCAAATGGGGTAGAACAAAAATTCGCAGAGGCTCGGCCACAGTTATTTATTGATACCTATGGATTGAAAGATTTCGTACTGTTTGCCGGTCAGGCCGGAGCCAAAAGAAAAAATGTAATCAAGCTTCTTGAAGTAGCTCCTGACCTCGATGCTCCTGTTGTAATCATCGGTTCTTTTTACAAGGATGAATACGGAGAAAAGTGCAGAATTTTAGCAGCAGAAGCCGGCAATGTCACCCTGATCGAAACTCTTGATCATGATTCTGAATTGCTAGCATCCGCGTATGCTGCCAGCAGCGTTTTTGTGCTTCCCTCCCAGTTCGAAACACCTGGAATTGCAGCCATGGAAGCGGCTCTGGCAGGTTCGAGAATTGTTATAACCGAGAAAGGCGGTACCAAAGATTACTTTGATGGATACGCTGAGTTTGTAAATCCGGATTCTTCTAAGTCCATATTAAACGGAATAAAGGAAGCTTTGAAAAGAGAATCCTCTGATACCCTGAAAAATCACATTCTTGAAAATTATACCTGGCAACGGGTAGCAGAATTAACGGCTAATCAATACAAAAGAGTTTTGGAATGA
- the wecB gene encoding UDP-N-acetylglucosamine 2-epimerase (non-hydrolyzing): MKKILIAFGTRPEVIKLAPVILELRESMDVTILHTGQHKELVDPMLSLFDIQPDINLDIMKPNQDLFELTQSLLPKLKEIIEENEPDFVMVQGDTTTSYLTALSSFYQKIPVLHVEAGLRSHTPYYPFPEEMNRRQITHLAHFHFAPTELNKKNLLKEGIAEEAISVTGNTVIDALKIITESEAFTNSTPDILTKINYNQKLLVLTAHRRENHGKPLVNVFKAVKQLLASNEDLTVIFPAHPNPNVLAAIEQVQIKDERFKRTCPFDYLTFLHVLRRADLILTDSGGIQEEASALGKPVLVLRNETERQELIESGLGKLVGTDQETIISEANEWLQSDNYPNASSVFGKGNATAIIKEVIENQL, translated from the coding sequence ATGAAGAAGATTCTAATCGCATTCGGAACCCGGCCTGAAGTCATTAAACTGGCCCCTGTGATCCTTGAACTCAGGGAAAGTATGGATGTAACGATTCTGCATACCGGCCAGCATAAAGAGCTTGTGGATCCCATGCTTTCCCTTTTTGACATTCAGCCGGATATCAACCTCGATATCATGAAGCCGAATCAGGATTTATTTGAGCTGACCCAATCCCTACTTCCTAAATTGAAGGAAATAATTGAAGAGAATGAGCCTGATTTCGTGATGGTTCAGGGAGACACGACGACTTCTTACCTTACCGCCCTGTCTTCATTCTATCAAAAAATTCCGGTGCTTCATGTAGAGGCCGGGTTGCGCAGCCATACCCCTTACTACCCTTTTCCCGAGGAAATGAACCGGAGACAAATAACCCATTTGGCTCACTTCCATTTTGCCCCAACGGAACTGAATAAGAAAAATTTACTAAAGGAAGGCATTGCTGAGGAAGCGATTTCAGTAACTGGGAATACGGTGATTGATGCCTTGAAGATAATTACCGAATCTGAAGCATTCACTAATTCTACCCCCGACATTCTTACTAAAATTAATTATAACCAAAAGCTGCTGGTGCTGACGGCTCACCGAAGAGAGAATCATGGTAAGCCCTTGGTGAATGTTTTCAAGGCTGTAAAACAGCTTTTAGCGTCAAACGAAGATCTGACAGTTATTTTCCCGGCTCACCCCAACCCCAATGTGCTGGCTGCAATCGAACAAGTTCAAATAAAAGACGAGCGATTTAAACGCACCTGTCCATTTGATTACCTCACCTTTTTGCATGTGCTCCGCCGGGCAGATTTAATACTGACCGATTCCGGTGGAATTCAGGAAGAAGCCTCTGCTCTTGGCAAACCGGTGTTAGTGCTCCGCAATGAAACCGAAAGACAGGAGCTGATTGAATCCGGTTTAGGAAAACTGGTAGGCACTGATCAGGAAACCATTATTAGCGAAGCCAATGAATGGCTTCAATCAGATAATTATCCGAACGCTTCTTCTGTATTCGGCAAGGGTAATGCAACAGCTATCATCAAAGAAGTGATTGAAAATCAGCTGTAA
- the pssA gene encoding CDP-diacylglycerol--serine O-phosphatidyltransferase, whose translation MKYPIQKKYHSFKQRRQRRKEQKPPVNKKIAVPSFFTLMNLFSGFLAIISISNGDFIRGAWLIALAGLFDVFDGLMARLANATSDFGIELDSISDMVSFGVAPGFLIYSWSLHELGFVGIMVSALPPLCGAVRLARFNVNARLHPRPDFFVGLPIPAQAIILGAFFLTFRDSMELFSFLENGVNSVLIPFIVVISFLMVSTLPFDKIPRFDRQTIKEQKGKFVLFLVYLVLILAFKEYGLMAVFTLFMLKGIIVGAIQFFTDDYGPAGVDEFQDYS comes from the coding sequence ATGAAATATCCAATTCAGAAAAAATATCATTCTTTCAAGCAGCGCCGACAGCGGAGAAAAGAGCAAAAGCCGCCGGTGAACAAGAAGATCGCTGTTCCCAGCTTCTTTACCCTGATGAATCTCTTTAGTGGTTTCCTGGCAATCATTTCTATTTCGAACGGGGATTTTATACGAGGAGCGTGGCTAATCGCCCTTGCCGGTTTATTTGATGTTTTTGACGGATTGATGGCACGACTTGCCAACGCCACAAGCGATTTTGGAATTGAACTGGATTCCATCAGTGATATGGTTTCATTCGGAGTGGCTCCGGGCTTTTTAATTTACAGCTGGAGTTTACACGAACTGGGTTTTGTGGGAATCATGGTAAGCGCGTTGCCGCCACTTTGCGGAGCGGTTCGTTTGGCTCGTTTTAACGTAAATGCGCGACTCCATCCTCGACCAGATTTCTTTGTAGGATTACCCATCCCGGCCCAGGCCATTATCCTTGGTGCTTTCTTCCTGACCTTCAGAGACTCTATGGAATTGTTTTCCTTTCTTGAGAATGGTGTGAATTCGGTTCTGATCCCTTTTATAGTGGTTATTTCCTTTTTGATGGTAAGCACACTTCCTTTTGATAAAATTCCCCGGTTCGACCGTCAAACCATTAAAGAGCAAAAGGGAAAATTTGTACTATTCCTTGTCTACTTGGTACTGATTCTGGCATTCAAAGAGTACGGGCTCATGGCCGTCTTCACATTGTTTATGCTGAAGGGAATCATCGTTGGGGCTATTCAATTCTTTACCGATGATTACGGTCCGGCCGGAGTAGATGAATTTCAGGATTACAGCTGA
- a CDS encoding phosphatidylserine decarboxylase family protein, translated as MLSKEGYPTIALVLTVSILVCGFAYYFLNHWFTYVIYTGMGTLSALTIFFFRDPDRNIPDDENLIISPADGKVVFVKEINEDVYLKDKATQISIFLSPLNVHVNRNPVSGSLEYVKYHPGEYLMAWTEHASELNERADFGVLHPSNTKIFFRQITGFLARRIVYNIKEGDELKVGERFGIMKFGSRMDVVVPGNVEVKVKPGDTTKAGESIIGEIKAKSSA; from the coding sequence ATGCTATCTAAGGAAGGATACCCCACAATTGCACTCGTACTTACCGTTTCCATATTGGTTTGTGGATTCGCTTACTATTTTTTGAATCACTGGTTTACCTATGTGATTTATACTGGAATGGGGACTTTGAGTGCACTTACCATATTCTTCTTTCGGGATCCGGACCGCAATATACCTGACGATGAAAACCTGATTATTTCACCGGCCGATGGAAAAGTGGTGTTTGTAAAAGAAATAAATGAAGACGTGTACCTGAAGGATAAGGCTACCCAGATCAGTATTTTTCTATCCCCATTAAATGTTCATGTAAACCGAAATCCTGTTTCCGGATCGCTGGAGTACGTCAAGTATCATCCCGGGGAATACCTGATGGCGTGGACTGAACATGCTTCTGAACTTAATGAGAGGGCCGATTTTGGCGTTCTTCATCCTTCCAATACCAAAATCTTTTTCCGGCAAATCACCGGATTCCTGGCTCGAAGAATTGTGTATAACATCAAGGAAGGGGACGAGTTAAAAGTCGGAGAGCGATTTGGTATTATGAAATTCGGCTCGCGAATGGATGTGGTTGTACCCGGCAATGTTGAGGTTAAAGTGAAACCGGGTGATACAACTAAAGCCGGAGAATCAATCATAGGTGAGATAAAAGCGAAGAGTTCAGCTTAA
- the rseP gene encoding RIP metalloprotease RseP has translation MDWFLSLLNTLLIFGGALMILVFIHELGHFLAAKFFGMRVERFSIGFPPRVWGFQKGDTDYCIGATPLGGYVKISGMIDESMDTDHLEKEPEPWEYRSKPVWQRIVTITAGVIFNMILAFFIYFGLTYSQGKAVLPIDETEGIYVPETSILHEIGFETGDKIVGVNGQRVAYFNELVSASELTSNNLTYMVMRDGQQISVPVTPNFLDSLQTRGFLDPTYSFPSKISSVPAGRPAAEAGLQAGDRIVSANGDTVKYWVQLVEIIQNADSAVNFGVQREDSVFYASITPDPDTKTIGIASPQIQTLGLKRIEYGLWESVGEGYNQTIEQTVGIVQGFTRMITGDISVTQNLGGPIAIASITREATDQAGWIGFWNITALLSITLAILNILPIPALDGGHLVFLLYEGITRREPSEKVRMIAQQIGFFLMIGLFIFVMFNDAFRYFGL, from the coding sequence ATGGACTGGTTTTTAAGCTTATTAAATACGCTCCTCATTTTTGGCGGAGCACTGATGATCCTGGTTTTTATTCATGAACTGGGGCACTTTCTAGCAGCAAAGTTTTTTGGAATGCGGGTTGAGCGCTTCTCGATTGGATTTCCACCCCGGGTATGGGGCTTCCAAAAAGGAGACACCGATTACTGCATTGGAGCAACACCGCTTGGCGGATATGTGAAAATATCCGGGATGATTGATGAAAGCATGGATACTGATCATCTGGAAAAAGAACCCGAGCCCTGGGAATACCGAAGTAAACCCGTTTGGCAGCGTATCGTAACCATTACGGCCGGGGTTATCTTTAACATGATTTTGGCATTCTTCATCTACTTTGGGTTGACCTACAGCCAGGGTAAAGCCGTACTGCCCATTGATGAAACCGAGGGAATTTATGTTCCTGAAACCTCTATTTTGCATGAAATAGGCTTCGAAACCGGAGACAAAATTGTAGGCGTGAACGGGCAACGAGTTGCTTATTTCAATGAACTGGTTTCCGCTTCTGAACTCACTTCAAATAACCTGACGTATATGGTGATGAGAGACGGACAGCAAATCTCCGTTCCTGTTACTCCAAATTTCCTGGATAGCCTGCAAACACGCGGTTTTTTGGATCCGACCTATTCTTTTCCAAGTAAAATTTCATCGGTTCCTGCCGGAAGACCCGCTGCAGAAGCCGGATTACAAGCCGGTGATCGTATAGTATCGGCAAATGGTGATACCGTCAAATACTGGGTTCAATTGGTAGAGATTATTCAAAATGCAGATTCCGCGGTTAATTTTGGAGTGCAGCGGGAGGATTCGGTTTTCTATGCGTCTATTACTCCTGACCCGGACACTAAAACCATCGGGATTGCTTCACCCCAAATCCAAACCTTAGGTCTGAAGCGTATCGAATATGGACTATGGGAATCTGTTGGCGAAGGATATAATCAAACCATAGAACAAACAGTAGGCATTGTACAGGGTTTTACCCGGATGATAACCGGCGACATTTCGGTTACTCAAAATCTGGGCGGCCCGATTGCCATAGCCAGCATTACCCGTGAAGCAACCGACCAGGCAGGATGGATTGGTTTTTGGAACATCACGGCGCTGTTGAGTATCACGCTTGCAATTCTGAACATTCTGCCGATTCCGGCTTTGGATGGAGGGCACCTTGTTTTCCTGCTTTACGAAGGTATAACTCGTCGCGAACCCTCTGAAAAAGTTCGCATGATTGCCCAACAAATTGGCTTTTTCCTGATGATTGGATTATTCATTTTTGTAATGTTTAATGATGCATTCAGATACTTCGGGCTTTAA
- the dxr gene encoding 1-deoxy-D-xylulose-5-phosphate reductoisomerase: MKKQKLAILGSTGSIGTQTLEIVRQHPDKFEIVALTAHSNWELLAEQVQEFNPAYVLISNEEHYADLKQTVSETKVMSGAEHLPAIASLPEVDTVLNSLVGFAGFESTLEAIRSGKKVALANKESLVVGGELIMTELKKSEAQLIPVDSEHSAMLQCLVGESIGDIEKIIITASGGPFRELSKEQMQQVTVEQALDHPNWSMGAKITIDSSTMMNKGLEIIEAHWLFDLPVEKIQPVIHPQSIIHSMITFIDGSSKAQLGLPDMKVPIIYALSYPDRFPLDTPRMNWNEAQNLTFEPVDFDKFPCVKLAMDSISKGGYAPAVLNAANEVAVERFLNKEIGYIHIPEIVKESLANIELNDSLNAETLKEIDKETRSYAHTIIK, from the coding sequence TTGAAGAAACAAAAACTGGCTATTCTGGGATCGACCGGATCCATTGGAACACAGACGCTTGAGATAGTACGGCAACACCCCGATAAGTTTGAAATCGTTGCTCTTACCGCCCATTCCAACTGGGAATTACTGGCAGAGCAGGTTCAGGAATTCAACCCTGCCTATGTTCTCATCAGCAATGAAGAACATTATGCAGATTTGAAACAAACCGTGTCCGAAACCAAAGTAATGTCGGGTGCTGAGCATCTTCCTGCCATAGCTTCTCTGCCTGAAGTAGATACAGTTTTGAACAGTCTTGTAGGCTTCGCCGGTTTTGAATCCACACTGGAAGCCATTCGTTCAGGAAAGAAAGTGGCACTGGCTAATAAAGAGTCATTGGTAGTGGGTGGAGAGTTGATTATGACCGAACTCAAAAAATCAGAGGCTCAGCTCATTCCGGTAGATTCTGAACACAGCGCCATGCTGCAATGTTTGGTGGGAGAGTCGATAGGTGACATCGAAAAGATTATCATTACAGCAAGTGGCGGACCTTTTCGGGAGTTAAGTAAAGAGCAGATGCAACAGGTTACTGTTGAACAAGCTCTTGATCACCCCAACTGGAGCATGGGAGCAAAAATTACCATCGACTCCTCAACCATGATGAACAAAGGCCTGGAAATCATAGAAGCACACTGGCTTTTTGATCTTCCCGTAGAAAAAATTCAGCCCGTCATTCATCCCCAAAGTATTATCCATTCCATGATTACTTTTATAGACGGATCCAGTAAAGCACAGCTGGGTTTACCGGATATGAAAGTGCCTATAATTTATGCGTTGAGTTACCCTGATCGGTTCCCCTTAGATACCCCGAGAATGAATTGGAATGAAGCTCAGAACCTCACCTTTGAACCCGTTGATTTTGATAAGTTTCCCTGTGTTAAATTAGCAATGGATAGTATCTCGAAGGGAGGGTACGCACCTGCCGTTTTAAACGCTGCAAATGAAGTTGCCGTTGAGCGATTTTTGAACAAAGAAATTGGTTATATTCACATCCCTGAAATTGTAAAAGAAAGTTTGGCTAACATCGAATTGAATGATAGTTTGAACGCAGAGACGTTAAAAGAAATCGACAAAGAGACGCGAAGCTACGCGCATACAATTATTAAATAA
- a CDS encoding PKD domain-containing protein, whose product MGYINKGTNSTRLLILVCLGFLIMALMPKNVEASHFRYGTMSWSPTGNPGEVEIRMKVVFRLFGSFSVGDNITVGNLAMGDGSFEQVIATVTNINVADNYFEGEVVIRKTYSGAGPYNVSWNSCCRISGISNASGIWNLQTVITPLSGNSSPVSNQFPIVNVGQGTASTFFVSAADPDGDNLRFRIANPSEFGAQSAVPNLSIDPNTGLMTWNNSGLPLGSRWAVMVVVEDLDANGNVKTSTPVDFMMDIVQVQSDPPVCEISNAGPIEATVGNNVGFNITATADDPSYGISLAGIGIPSGSSFSPSLPVSGTGSVTSTYNWSPSAVQTGSFVLTFSATDQFGQQSQCSITINVTDNRPPVADAGQDITTTATGQTTPVTLDGSGSSDPDGDALTYSWTDGTTTANGVSPTLNLADGVYTFTLTVSDGDATDTDEVTVTVENTIPIADAGEDVTNECPDYEVTLDASGTTDADGDDLTYTWTGSFGSVSGISSTVTLPLGTHEIILTVDDTDGGSDQDTVYVTIEDTTPPELLTDSDPYILWPPNHKYHTFSITDFVTSVEDACDANVDISSVVITKVRSDEPEEQAGSNNGKGKNGGGGDGNTSDDIVIADDGLSVDLRAERLGGGNGRVYTIFVGVVDNSGNSSEASYQVHVPKNPNTTATDDGLTYGYEVAGLTPTAPGATPSSIVSNTQAGSNTFGNSDIEYGVNNSDNPESFVLNQNYPNPFNPTTVISFSVPSKEMVSIKIYDLTGRLIATLVNSVKSQGNYEVTFNAENINSGIYLYRMTAGNYTEIRKMTLIK is encoded by the coding sequence ATGGGATACATAAACAAAGGTACTAATAGTACCAGGCTGCTGATATTGGTATGTCTGGGTTTTTTAATCATGGCTTTAATGCCAAAAAATGTTGAAGCAAGTCATTTCAGATATGGAACTATGAGTTGGTCTCCTACCGGTAATCCGGGGGAAGTTGAGATCAGAATGAAAGTTGTGTTTAGATTATTTGGTTCCTTTTCTGTTGGTGATAATATAACTGTAGGTAATTTAGCAATGGGAGATGGCTCTTTTGAACAGGTCATTGCCACTGTTACCAATATAAATGTTGCTGACAACTATTTCGAAGGTGAGGTAGTTATCAGGAAAACATACAGTGGTGCAGGTCCTTATAATGTTAGTTGGAATAGTTGTTGTCGAATTAGCGGTATAAGTAATGCAAGTGGTATATGGAATTTGCAAACAGTGATTACTCCACTATCTGGAAACTCCTCTCCGGTAAGTAATCAATTCCCGATTGTAAATGTAGGGCAAGGTACTGCTTCAACATTTTTTGTAAGTGCCGCTGATCCTGATGGTGATAATCTACGGTTTAGAATTGCAAATCCTTCAGAATTTGGTGCCCAGAGTGCTGTTCCAAATTTGTCCATCGATCCTAATACTGGTTTAATGACATGGAATAATTCAGGGTTACCTTTAGGGAGTCGCTGGGCTGTGATGGTAGTAGTTGAAGACCTGGATGCTAATGGAAACGTCAAGACATCAACACCGGTTGATTTCATGATGGACATTGTTCAAGTTCAAAGTGATCCTCCGGTTTGTGAAATATCAAATGCAGGACCAATAGAGGCAACCGTTGGAAATAATGTAGGGTTTAATATCACAGCTACTGCAGATGATCCAAGTTATGGTATCTCTTTAGCAGGTATAGGTATACCTTCAGGCAGTTCATTCTCCCCTTCTTTACCGGTTTCAGGTACTGGCTCTGTAACTTCCACTTATAATTGGTCTCCCTCAGCAGTTCAGACTGGAAGTTTTGTGCTTACATTTTCAGCTACAGACCAATTTGGCCAGCAGTCTCAATGTAGCATAACTATAAATGTTACAGATAACCGGCCGCCAGTTGCTGATGCAGGCCAAGATATAACGACTACTGCGACAGGACAGACGACACCTGTAACCTTAGATGGCAGTGGTTCATCAGACCCTGATGGTGATGCACTTACTTATAGTTGGACAGATGGAACTACAACGGCTAATGGTGTAAGCCCAACATTAAATCTTGCCGATGGTGTTTACACCTTTACACTTACTGTTTCAGATGGTGATGCAACCGACACCGACGAAGTAACCGTAACCGTTGAAAATACAATACCGATTGCCGATGCAGGTGAAGATGTTACAAACGAGTGCCCGGATTATGAGGTAACTTTAGATGCAAGTGGTACTACAGATGCTGATGGTGATGATCTGACATATACATGGACAGGTTCATTCGGATCTGTTAGTGGGATTTCGAGTACTGTAACACTACCACTAGGTACTCATGAAATTATACTTACAGTTGACGACACGGATGGCGGGTCAGATCAAGACACTGTTTATGTGACTATCGAAGACACAACACCACCCGAACTGTTAACCGATAGTGATCCATATATTCTATGGCCACCAAATCACAAATACCACACCTTTAGTATAACCGATTTTGTAACCTCTGTGGAGGATGCATGTGATGCTAACGTGGATATTTCTTCAGTTGTGATTACCAAGGTTCGAAGCGATGAACCAGAAGAACAAGCTGGTTCTAATAACGGAAAAGGCAAGAACGGTGGCGGCGGTGATGGAAATACATCTGATGATATTGTTATAGCTGATGATGGACTATCTGTCGATTTACGAGCTGAAAGGCTTGGCGGTGGCAATGGTCGTGTGTACACCATTTTTGTAGGAGTTGTAGATAATAGTGGTAACTCATCTGAAGCCTCCTATCAGGTTCATGTACCAAAAAATCCAAATACTACTGCCACTGACGATGGCTTGACCTATGGTTATGAAGTAGCAGGACTCACTCCTACCGCACCGGGAGCTACTCCTTCCTCCATCGTAAGTAATACACAAGCTGGATCAAATACTTTTGGAAATTCAGATATCGAATACGGAGTAAATAACTCTGATAATCCTGAATCCTTTGTATTAAACCAAAATTATCCTAATCCCTTTAACCCGACAACGGTGATTAGCTTTAGTGTTCCATCTAAAGAGATGGTAAGCATTAAAATCTATGATCTAACCGGACGCTTAATAGCTACATTAGTTAATAGTGTTAAATCCCAGGGTAATTATGAAGTAACCTTTAATGCTGAAAACATAAACAGTGGCATCTATTTATACAGGATGACAGCTGGAAATTATACTGAAATAAGAAAAATGACTCTTATCAAGTAA
- a CDS encoding histone deacetylase — translation MRVSYSPGYVADMPDDHIFPMKKFSGLHCYLLDRGVLKTSEIIEPSMVDHSNLIMAHTPRYTQAIWEGTLDRKEERRMGLPWSKSLAIRSRLAVQGTINAGLMALQDGIAGNLAGGTHHAMPDLGEGFCVFNDVAVAIKVLQQSKWVNKVMVIDCDVHQGNGTAHIFADDPSVFTFSIHGEKNYPFKKPPSDLDVGLPDKTEDEDYHKALISALDSILHDFNPDLVYYLGGIDPLEADHFGRLSLTLNGLRERERIVIETITQRNLPLVLLLSGGYAPTLNDTVVAHAQMYEVAKEMGF, via the coding sequence TTGAGAGTTAGCTACAGCCCCGGTTACGTTGCCGATATGCCTGATGATCATATCTTCCCGATGAAGAAGTTCAGTGGCCTGCATTGCTATTTATTGGATCGTGGGGTTCTTAAAACTTCCGAAATCATAGAGCCTTCTATGGTCGATCACTCAAACCTGATTATGGCACATACGCCCAGGTACACGCAAGCAATCTGGGAGGGAACCTTAGACCGTAAGGAAGAGCGGAGAATGGGGTTACCCTGGAGTAAATCTCTTGCTATACGTTCAAGGCTGGCTGTTCAGGGGACCATTAATGCCGGACTCATGGCCCTGCAAGATGGGATTGCCGGTAATTTAGCGGGTGGCACCCATCATGCCATGCCGGATTTAGGAGAAGGATTTTGCGTATTTAATGATGTGGCCGTGGCTATCAAAGTGTTGCAGCAATCCAAATGGGTGAATAAAGTGATGGTAATCGATTGTGATGTTCATCAGGGCAACGGAACGGCTCATATCTTTGCAGATGATCCCAGTGTATTTACGTTCTCTATTCATGGAGAAAAGAACTATCCGTTCAAGAAACCGCCTTCCGATTTAGATGTTGGTTTGCCCGATAAAACCGAAGACGAAGATTACCATAAAGCCCTTATCTCCGCACTCGATTCAATTCTACATGATTTCAACCCTGACCTTGTGTATTACTTAGGTGGAATTGATCCGTTGGAGGCGGATCACTTTGGCCGGTTATCACTTACTCTAAATGGACTCAGGGAAAGAGAGCGAATTGTTATCGAGACCATCACTCAACGAAATCTGCCTTTGGTATTGTTACTCTCAGGTGGATATGCCCCTACACTTAATGATACGGTGGTTGCCCATGCACAAATGTATGAAGTGGCAAAAGAAATGGGTTTTTAA
- the pgeF gene encoding peptidoglycan editing factor PgeF → MSFRIKLIKPNLLNNDSVSSWFTLRNQESVHPNRAIPGLNLGLNTAEKASAVLENRQRLLKEIGLDENQIAYGVQVHKTDIKEVIEGGIYEGTDGFVTTKSGLALAIQVADCAAVLLADSENKVIAAAHAGWRGAVADIVPKTIRKMKALGAEPEYIKVYVSPCISLQNFEVGEEVATEFPDRFVDRTNYAKPHVNLKAFIRQQLIDEGIESDHIEIDDSCTIEDENYYSYRRQKDNSGRMMGIIKLN, encoded by the coding sequence ATGTCTTTCCGAATTAAGCTTATAAAACCGAATCTGCTGAACAATGACTCTGTTTCAAGCTGGTTCACGCTGAGAAATCAGGAATCGGTTCATCCCAATCGAGCTATTCCCGGTTTAAATTTAGGGCTTAATACTGCTGAAAAGGCGTCCGCTGTTCTTGAAAATCGCCAGCGATTATTAAAAGAGATTGGTCTGGATGAAAACCAAATAGCTTATGGAGTTCAGGTTCACAAAACGGATATTAAAGAAGTGATCGAAGGAGGGATCTATGAAGGAACCGATGGCTTCGTAACTACCAAGTCCGGGTTAGCCCTTGCCATACAGGTAGCCGATTGTGCTGCTGTACTACTCGCGGATAGTGAGAATAAAGTAATTGCAGCCGCTCATGCCGGTTGGCGGGGAGCAGTTGCTGATATTGTGCCAAAAACAATCCGAAAAATGAAGGCACTTGGAGCTGAACCAGAATATATAAAAGTATATGTGAGTCCGTGTATTTCACTCCAGAATTTTGAGGTTGGGGAAGAAGTAGCCACTGAATTTCCTGACCGATTTGTGGACAGAACGAATTATGCCAAACCCCATGTTAACCTAAAGGCTTTTATCAGACAGCAGCTGATAGATGAAGGCATTGAAAGCGATCATATTGAAATAGATGATTCCTGTACTATAGAAGATGAAAACTATTATTCATATCGCCGGCAGAAAGATAATAGTGGCCGGATGATGGGGATCATCAAATTGAACTAA